The Candidatus Sulfotelmatobacter sp. region GAGTTTGAAAAATGAAGTTGGTCTGGCCGGAGATCCAGAAGCGCGTGTCCTTGAAATGCGGCAGCATCGATTGGGTGTTGTCGTCGGCGGAGACGGAGGGGTCAGCGACGGCCTCGGCGTCAGTTTGAGCAGGAGGAGGAGCAGGGGCAGGAGACTGTTGCGCGGAAGCGGGAGCGGCAATGGCGATGGCGGCGGCCAGGGCAAGCGCGAATTGGGCGAATTGGAGACTGGGGCGGAGGCGTGCCCGGCTGCACTGAGCGGTATCGGCCTTCGCGAAATCGAAAATAACTTTCAGTCTCATGACCTAGCTGCAACAAGAGTAATTAACCACGCTGTACTTAACTTTGTTAACCGTAGTTAACAGTAACTATGCGCCAGTGTCAACCACGCAAATTCGAGTACTATATGAATCTCCCAGCCTACGCACGGCTCGTTAAAGCCATGTTACGACTTGCGATGAAGCCGGCGCGCCGGATATTAATCAGCTGCCGGCAACGGACCTCAATTTTAAGAGGAGTTGGAGATTTGCATTTTCGGTGTGGAGTGTTATTGAGTGGAGACAAAAAGCGGCCGAGCTGCGCTCGACGGACAGCCGGGGGCGGCTATCCCCACATATTTCTTTTTCCCGGCGGATGGTTTGACACCGTTCCGCTTCAACCCCTAACCTTGATTTTCTCCGGCTTATGAAAGTTCTGGTTCTAGGAAGCGGTGGGCGCGAGCACGCGCTGGTATGGAAGCTGCGGCAGTCGCCGCGGATCTCGCAACTTTATTGTGCGCCGGGGAATGGCGGCATCGGGCGCGACGCGGAGTGCGTGGCCGTGGATTTGCAGAATCTGGAATCGATCATTTCACTGGCTGCGCGATTGCAGCCGGATCTTACAGTGGTAGGGCCGGAGATGCCGCTGACGCTGGGCGTGGTGGATGAGTTTACGCGGCGGGGGTGGGCAGCGTTTGGTCCGACGAAAGCCGCGGCGAAACTGGAATGGAGCAAGAGCTTCGCCAAGGAATTCCTGCAGAGGCATCACATTCCCACGGCAAACTTTGCGATTTGCGATTCGATCGAGCAAGTGCGGTCTGCGCTGAGTCATTTTCATGTGCCGATGGTGGTAAAGGCCGATGGGTTGGCGGCCGGCAAGGGAGTGGTGATCTCCAGGAGCAAGGAAGAAGCAGCCGCCGTGGCGGCAGAGATGCTGAGCGGGAAGATGCTGGGCGCGGCCGGCGCGCGCGTGGTTTTGGAAGAATGTTTGAAGGGCGATGAGCTTTCTTTTTTGGTGTTCAGTGACGGCGAGCGGGTGGCTCCGCTGGTGGGGGCGCAGGATTATAAGCGCGTGGGCGAGGGCGACAGCGGGCCGAACACCGGCGGGATGGGCGCGTATTCGACTACAGATATCGTGGATGATCAGATGCGAGACTGGCTGGTGCATCACATTGCGCAGCCGGTGGTGAAGGGAATGAAGGACGAGGGAGCCGAATTTAAGGGCGTGCTCTACTGCGGACTGATGATGACGGCGCGCGGGCCGATGGTGCTGGAGTTCAATTGCCGGTTTGGCGATCCGGAAACACAGCCGATCTTGATGCGGCTGGAGAGCGACCTGGTGGAGGCGCTTGAGGCTTCGATTGAGGGGCGCGTGAGCGACGGGGATTTTAAGTGGTCGCGGGATGCGTCGGTGTGCGTGGTGATCGCGTCGGGAGGATATCCGGGGACGTACTCGGTGGGCAAACGGATTGATGGGCTCGATGAGGCTGGCGCGGTTGAGGGCGTGAAGGTGTTTCACGCGGGAACGACTCGGCGGGGTGGGGTTTATTACACTGCGGGCGGGCGGGTGCTGGGAGTTACGGCGCGGGGAGCGGATTTGGAGACGGCGGTGAATCGGGCTTATGCGGCTTGCGGGATGATCAAATTTGATGGTGCGCATTATCGGACGGATATTGCGGGGCGGGCGTTGAAGAGGTAGGTCCGGGTTTCGAGGGGACGGGTGCAGCATGGCGGCAGCGAACTCTGAGAATGTCATCGTGAGTTCGGTGAAACCGAGCGAGCGACCTCACGATGGATGGAACTGGCAATACAGTAGTTGGGAATTTCACGGGCACAGCGGAGAGGCATTCCTTTCACGGCATCCTAGCTTCAGGCCGACGTAGGGTCCTTCACCCCGGCTTCGCCTGGGTTCAGAATGACAAGACTTAGGAAAATTTGAGAGAGGGACGATGAACAAGACTTTGGTTTCGATTGTGATGGGGAGTGATTCGGATTTGGAGATTATGCGCGAGGCGGGGAAGGCGCTGGAGGAGTTCGGGATCGAGTATGAGATGGATGTGACTTCGGCGCATCGATCGCCGGACCGGACGGCGGATTTTGCGCGCAAGGCGGCGGGGCGCGGAATTCAGGTGATTATCGCGGGAGCGGGGGGAGCGGCGCATCTGGCGGGGGTGATTGCGGCGCATACGACTTTGCCGGTGATCGGCGTGCCGATTCCTTCAACCTCGCTGCAAGGGATGGATTCGCTGCTGGCTACCGTGCAGATGCCGGCGGGGATTCCGGTGGCGACGGTGGCGATTGGGAAGCCTGGGGCGACCAATGCGGGGATTCTGGCGGCGCAGATGATTGGTCTGGGGGATGCTGCTGTTGCGACGAAACTGGCGGCGCATAAAGAGAAGCTGGCGCGAGGGGTAGAGGAGAAGTCGCGGAAGCTGAGGGGAGTGTAGTTTGATTGCAGAATTTTTGATTTCAGATTGCCGATTGAAAACCCGCGGAGTGAATTTGAAATCGAACAACTGAGTTCAAATCCGGCGGTGATGGACTTTGGCTTACGCGCCAAGCCGGTTAAGGCTGAGATCCCTTCGACTTCGCTCAGGGCAGGCTCTTCACTCCGCCTGAAGAATGGCTCCGTTTGATTGGGATAAGGACGTTGGATGACATCGCGGTTTAGTTCTCCCCCACATCGCGACCCTCTACTTCGATGGGTTGCTCCGCCCGGAGGCGCCTAGGATTGGCTTTCGCGCGAGTGGCGAAAGCTGGTTGAGGAACGCCCGAATCAAATCGAGGTCGCGATCGGAAATCTGCAGAAAACGGATCCCGACTCCGACGTTGGCAGTTTTGTGGGCAACTTCTGCTTCCGCTGAAACCTTATCCTGGCCGAGCCACATATCTACTCTTAACTTTGCGGCTGGTTCTACGGGCAGCGGCATGTCGATATAGAATCCGCCGAGGCTGAGGTCCGCGAGGGTGCCGCGGAAGGAAGCGCCGCTGCGGGCATGAATCTCGACCGAATTTTGACAGCGGA contains the following coding sequences:
- the purD gene encoding phosphoribosylamine--glycine ligase; the protein is MKVLVLGSGGREHALVWKLRQSPRISQLYCAPGNGGIGRDAECVAVDLQNLESIISLAARLQPDLTVVGPEMPLTLGVVDEFTRRGWAAFGPTKAAAKLEWSKSFAKEFLQRHHIPTANFAICDSIEQVRSALSHFHVPMVVKADGLAAGKGVVISRSKEEAAAVAAEMLSGKMLGAAGARVVLEECLKGDELSFLVFSDGERVAPLVGAQDYKRVGEGDSGPNTGGMGAYSTTDIVDDQMRDWLVHHIAQPVVKGMKDEGAEFKGVLYCGLMMTARGPMVLEFNCRFGDPETQPILMRLESDLVEALEASIEGRVSDGDFKWSRDASVCVVIASGGYPGTYSVGKRIDGLDEAGAVEGVKVFHAGTTRRGGVYYTAGGRVLGVTARGADLETAVNRAYAACGMIKFDGAHYRTDIAGRALKR
- the purE gene encoding 5-(carboxyamino)imidazole ribonucleotide mutase, producing MNKTLVSIVMGSDSDLEIMREAGKALEEFGIEYEMDVTSAHRSPDRTADFARKAAGRGIQVIIAGAGGAAHLAGVIAAHTTLPVIGVPIPSTSLQGMDSLLATVQMPAGIPVATVAIGKPGATNAGILAAQMIGLGDAAVATKLAAHKEKLARGVEEKSRKLRGV